A stretch of DNA from Prunus dulcis unplaced genomic scaffold, ALMONDv2, whole genome shotgun sequence:
aatgtgtttcgtcgcgcaaagtaactttgcgcgttcaatattttttcgtcgagcaaagtctttcttcacgatctttgcgcgacggattctgcgcgacaaagtttttgtcgcgttaaaatttgtgcgactacaatgtattttgcgcgacgaaattctcttcgtcgcgcaaagtgtaaaatgtagtagtgaaattagagatatttagttatacaatcattcttagcactaaaactataaataaactctgcatcatttaatttatataaacaaacccaaaaaatgaaagctaaccctattgaatttaattttggttattaaattactttgatgtcctattgagtgttttggattttttttatgagattttggggttgtgtttgttttaagaaatcaatgacagttttgtaatttaaaagaagttaaaagcctttttgttatgttgtaaatggactttgggtgtgtttctaaagtccatctCATAGggttttttaataatttggactcctatattgggtataatagtgaatctcccttaaaattacctcttttttttttaactaatAAGAGAGGGGGATTAGAGTTCAAAATATTTTGATAAAAGCGATACAGAGGTAGTGTGattagaatttaaaatttatttgaacaTTTGAAAGAAACATTTTTAATTCAAGGCTTggattataaataaaagaaatgcGAAAGTTGTTGACTTCCAGACTTCTAGTCTTCTACCGAAATCTTCTTCTCATAAATTTGTTCGTATCCCAAACGCTTGACCatggactatatatatatatatatatatatatttgctcGTTCAGTGGAAGAGGGTCGCTTGGATTAAATTCTTGATGGTAAAATAATCAAGAAGTGGTTGATCTCGCAAAAAGCTGTTTAGGGTTGCAGGATGAAAGGCCCTCCATGAGAGAAGTAGCCATTAAGCTCGAGGTTATGGCATGGGATTATTCAGCTGCTAAGGGACTGGTTAAGTTGAATTTCTTTCCATCTCCATCTCCCAAAGAGACCGAGACCACTTTCTTGGGTCATCTTCAAACGCTCAACTTCTTCATGTCAGACGTGAACATGATGAATTGTTTGGTTCTACTTTAGTTCTAGTGGGATGCAAAATCAAATCGAAATTAATGCCGAACTCGTATAGTATCATGATGGCCGACATATAATTCATTGTCTTGttgctagctagctagctagtgaTGTAATGAGAATTTCGATTTTGGCAAGGTTCATGAAAAACATATTGATTTCAAGCCTAAGCCTTggataattaaacaaaaaaaatgttgaagTTAGCctctcaaaaaaataatttttttttcataatttgatGCCagctttttttccttttccaggGCTTCTTTTAATTGTATATGATTTtagaccaaaaataaaaaataataattcaaatctAATAAATAATccccagaagaagaaaatttggtataaaaaaaagagtactTACCACAACACCTCCACACAATAATGTACCACCAATTACCCCACCTCTTCCAACAAAGGTCACAACTAAGGCGGGGCTGCATACataaatacacacacatatataaatacacGCACACATGCCTTCACCAGATTTATTTAATTGCAAACCAAACCTGTCCTTGGACAAGTAATCGTACCATCACTCTTCCTTGCCATTTCTTCAAAAGCCTGCCAAGATCATCAAATACTAGAAATCAGACAAGGAAAGTACGTACATATATAAGCAGGCATGCAGCCGCGGTGGGAAGATAACATCTTATTACTACACACATGCCTTTATTATATGCACAACTCAcgacaaaattaattaattagttgcaCATACATGATAATACTAACCAATTCGATCACCAAGCTGAACACTTGCCAAGTCTTCGGCCTTCAGAATCAGAACTTCAACTTCACCGATGGCCCAAAAACTAGAAGGAGAGGTGGGCAATTCGGCAGAAACGCTGGCAGATTTAGATCGCACCCAACGTTGTATAAGCTCATCTCCACTGTGATTTGGACGTTCTCCTTCTCTAAGGTAATGTTTCGAGTTTTCGTTTGTTACTGACACAACTCCGCTGACGATGAAGAACATCATTTCCATTTGTTTATCCTTCATAATAATGTACTCATCTTTATACGTTTTTTCAGTAAGATGCTTGCATACTTCTTTCAACACTTCCTCATTCATAGTCTTAAGGATTTCCACCTAGGATATTATTGGAGACCATATTTATTTAAGGCAAAGGAGAAATTAGAATAatgattaaaatatatatatatatatatatatatatagatagatataGGTCTGTTTCTCTTCATCCAGAGGAACTTACATTCTTTAGGATGGTCAGTTCTCGAGGCTGATCAGAATCTGTAGGCAGGGTGGTTTCCGTGCTGAATTTCGACCTGAATTCAGAGACTACACTCTTCAAGTCGTCGGCTTTGAGAGCAAGTATTTCAACAGGACCACCACGCACACTACATAGCGCAGAACCAGGTGATAAAGGTAGTTTGGCAGGAAAGGACTTGTGTACCCAAGTTGTAACCCATTGTACAAGTTCTTCTCCATAGAAACTTCCTATTTCACAGGTGTTTTTAACGTTCTCTTCCAAAGCACTATCGCTTTCAATTAATACAACTCCTCGGATGACGAAGAACATCATTTTAAGTGGTTTTTTCTCTTGAAGAATATGGCGCTTGGCAACATTGAAGTTCATGTGCTTAAGGCACTTGCATATTGCTTCCAACACTTGTTCATCCATTTGTTGAAAGATTTCCACCTAAAATTAGATAGATGTGACATTGtcagttaaaaaaaatataaagcaaATTGGTTAAAAGTTAGTACTGCAGATGGAGCAACTTACTTTCTTTAGCCAAGTTAACCGGATATCTGAGAGAGAGGCGAAATTGCTGAAATGCTTCATGAACTTAGAGACTACATTCTTCAACATCCTGGCCTTCAAAATGAGGACTTCGGCATCATTTGAGACTACTCTAACAGTGCAGGTCGACAAGGGTAATATGGTAGGAAAAGACTTATCCAATACCCACTCAAGAAGTTCTTCTCCAATAAAATTTGCTTCCGGAGGGTTCTCATTTTTTGTTACCTCTCCTCTCGTGATGAAGAACATCCTACTAACTGGTTGGTTCTCTCGAACAATATAGTCGTCGCGTTTATAGCTAACCGGAGAAAGATGATGAGACATTGCTTTCAATACTTGTTTATCCATAGTTTGAAGTTTTGGCACCTAGGATTTGACACATTATTAATTTCTCAAACATAAAGAGAACAttatataaatcaaataaGTAACATCATTGTATATTAGTAGCTAGCTAGGATGGAAGGTGAGAATCCAATTATTCATCTTTTATATATCTTCTAAATAGAGAGGAGCTTACTTTCTGAAGAATAGTTACCACCATGCGCAACTCGTTGATATGCCGCCTGGAACTAAAGCTCAAGGTCGCCATGTCTGTGGCAGAGAGAACAAGGGCTTGAACATCATCAATGGCCTGAACAGACTGGTTTATGGGTTTTGCATCACTAGAGGAGGTCCACAATGGGGAAACTAGAAGTTCCTCTCCATAAAAATCTCCTGGGCCTAGATGTTCCAACTGAGAACCATCTGTCTTTTCAATGATTACACTTCCGTCCACAATGAAAAGCATCATTTCAAGTGTTTCATCCTtgtttataatgatttttccaGGAGTATACTTCTCAGGATGAAGCTTCTCAGAGATTTCTACCAGAACTCCTTCGTCCATGTCTTTAAGTAGTGGCACCTagaaatatttgagaaaaataatcagcaattaaaaatataatatatatcatCATTGGATACGAATAATGGTggtgaaaatttaaatatgaTGCGTTGGGATGAACCTACCTTCCTCAGCCTACTCAACGGGCTGTAACTTTTGATTTCTTCGAGGGGAAGAATAGAGAGGATTTCCCTAACCACATCAAAATCCGAGTTTTCTTCAAGCTCCCTTTTTATCTCTTCCATGATCTTTTGCTTTCTACTAAGGGGGATGCCATGGCCAGATAACCATGATTCTACTTTTCGGTCATTTTCTTTAAGCTTCCGTTTAAGTTTATTCTCGCGTCTGTGCGACTCTAACCTTTCAGTATCTATAAGCACGTAGGTCTATTTCACAACAACAAGGTTCAGTTCATTAGTTCTAATTATAATTGTTATAGAAAATTacatatatctatatatctAAAGCAAAAGGCACACACATGAGTGTGTGATAAGGGgttagtgtatatatatatatatatatatatatatatataatgcgaATGGATCCCATAAGATTTTCCCTCAATTGAAGCTTTCTGTCtcccgagagagagagagagagagagagagagagagagagagagagagagagagagagagagagagagagaatatcaAATCAGGAGCTTTAAGCTTACGGAAAACTTTTTATACACCATACGAACCTGCAAATTTCCAATGAGATATACAAACAGTATCAAGCCGATTATAGATATAAAAGCTACAAAGGCGATTTCCCATGTATAGAAACTCGGTTGGAGATTTGAAGCTAGAGAACTGCAAACATGAAATGGATCAGAATACATAATATATACAAATCTCAATTGCTCAATGTAAGGAAATCTAAAACCATTTATCTCTAGTTAAAAAACAGCATCAATGTATACGTTGACATGTACAAACCTCAAATTTCGCAGGCCCCAACAAAAACTGTTCAAAAACTTCAGGGGATAGTCTGTTGACCACAATGCACCTGACTGAAGGACATTTAGGTATATGCCAAAATTAAATGGTGGAGTTGTATCTGGTGGATTTATTGGGCAGAAATCATTTAGAACCGtaatatttttcaatgtttggTGATCATGACAATTAAATGTAATAGCGCCACATCCATTTCCATATAGACATGCATGTTCCCAGCAACTTATCATTTGTTGAGCAGCAAAAAAGTACCAAAAAGCTCCAAGCACCTAAAGAAAACAACAAGCTTGTTAGATTGaacttttgagaaaaatatgatcctttatttaaagaaagcgaactttttaaaattaaataaattacgaTAAAAGTGAAACTTACATGACTAGCGAGAATGTAGAGGAAAAGATTGAGTAAACCTTTAAGCCATAATGGGATTTGTCCTTTGAAAGGTTTTCTAGCTTTCTTGCATGATAGGTAGATGCGAAGAACTCGTGGTACATATTGCACCATAATAAGAAAGTTCATAGTACGCTTCCCGAAAGATCCTGAGACCCTCATATtcggaaagaaaaagagaattgCCACCTGGACACATTGCAATGTTAATATCAACTATTAACAACATATCATGAgacaaaatattaaattagaGTAATGCTAGAGATACTAAATTTGTTTATCCAGTGACCTGACAATTGGATCCCAAGTGACATGGCAACGTCATATCATCGCTTAATGATCTggatttattaattagttcaAAAGTCATAATGATTTTttagagggaaaaaaattCCTAACTGACAATTATGTACCCTAatcttattaaaattttaaaatattgctCCAACATTAACTTTACTGTcaaaaattttgttaattgcCTACGTGGTAAGGGTAGGTCCCACCTATTCGTTTCTTTTGATGCCATTTGAAAAGTATTTTCGGGCAATTGGTGTCTTCTCTCCCAAACCCATTTGACATCAATTGTCTGAAATACCCTTCAACTAGCATTGAAAGAAGTGAATAAGTAGGTCACAAGTCTGTCAGGTGGGCAATTAACGGAAATTTCGCTAGTGAAGTTAATGCATAAACTagattgcaaaaaattaataagattAGGATACATAATTGTTAAATTTGAGAGTGCATAAACAAATATGCCTTAAGGGTGAAAGTTTAGCAttctaattgaaattaaccctagttttcttttgttgaaatCGAAATAGTAGAGATGACGCCCAGTCTTCATGATAAAGGTATTCTTCTTCGATTCAATCAAACATAGTCAAAATTAGGGGCGGACCCAACATGGGACTAGTGTGGTCCCAGACCCccattccattttttttacctcttttatttgtatattatacatgatatataatataataatatatatattagattagttttaggatatttaccctaaaataaaataatatattatgttCTTTTTGTATACATATAAAGCATAAAATGTCTTGATCTCCTTTCAACTCATCTCTCTTAAATCTTCTAGGTTAGTTTATGATATTTGCACTAAAAACTCTTAAAGttttaacattttatttaaagttttgtgatttttttttccccatttttttttttcatgtatgagttgggtaccttaatattgtgctttatgaacttttttttctccatttcttttatCTGTTAGAATataaaatgattaattttttaagtctTTAATAGTGTAGATGATAAAATTAGTATTTaaccaaatttaaaatatgaaattcctaATAATTATGAAGAGGAGacaaattttataaatgaccCCCTCTAATGTGAAATCCTAACTTGGCCACTAGTCAGAATGTCATCTAATTTGGTTGAAATGGGTACTTACAGCCACCAAAGTGTTGATTACTTGGTCTTTCTATCATTATAATAATCGATAAAGTCTTTCAATCTTTATGGTGACACCATTTAGGGTCCCatacgaattttttttcaatgatccaaactatctattttttaagtatacATCCATAGATCATccatacaaaaaaattagacaaatcggaaaccgtttcgacatccaattgtgtcttacaaaagCAATTAatacggtgcttcaagaaagtacaaaaatttcaacatttcAATTGAGTGATCAAATGATATcgaattcaagtgatttttgaaaagatgatgatctttaaatgaatatctacaaaatataatgtttgaattagtgaaatacaatacaaaaTGAGTCATACAAGGATGTCcttaaataagcttatttgaggaatttcatatacatatatatggcATTCCatgcaaacaaaaacagtgagatttgaaaagcaaaaacaaaaacagtgaGATTGGAAAAGCAGTTAACTACTGGATCTAGAGTCGAGATATCAAAGGGCTTTTGTTCGTACCTGtggaagaggaagaatagCTAAAATGTCAACTATGATGGACGACTCCCGTATCTCCTTTGTTATACTTGGTATTAGATATTCCTTCTCATGAACTTCAGTTACTTCAGGTAATAACTCACGAAAGCATTTGATGAATGATGTTATTAACTTGGAGGAGCAACTTTTGGGAAGAATTCGATTCATGAAAGGCGAACAATTTTCAAATCTACAAACTTGCAAAATTATTCTGCCTACATAAAATAGATCAGTGAACAATCGCGAGACGAGAGCGATAATCTTTATGGTGTTGTCCAACCTCAGACACTTCAAATCGTGGTTGAGGAGAGGAATGTAGAGGAACAAAGGATCCAGGAAAACGCCAAGCACACATGatgttataaatattttagtcAACCGTGCTgcattttttgaatttttcacaTCTACGTCTCTCGTGTCAGAATTTTCCGTTGTCTGGTTTGAATTTGGATAATCTGTTCTGCTGGCCAAGACACAAAGAACATAAAATTACGCATACAGGATAGAATTAAAGTTTATTGCAATGCAATGACTTTAGCATGTCATCAAAACACCAAAAGAATTTTATTAGATCAATAagaatataattaaaaacatttatttttgtaagaaaggaaaaaagttgaatttgagGCATGCATTTGAAACTCGTAAGTATATAGAGAAACTAACCTTGCTTCAGCTTTCTCTAAATCACCGGGAGCGGAAGCCATATAAActcaaaccttttttttttttttttggtctttttttctttttccagaaACTGAATCTGATCTTGCTAGTGGAATTTGCAACTGATGGGAGCAAACTGAAGTCAAGTTATGAGAATGGTAGATGCTCTCGTTTTGAATCTTCTTTAAAGCACCTGGGTCCATGGGCATGAAAAGGAGAGCCTTTGTTTTTATGGCAGAAAGTGAGTGAGCTAGCAGAAcagaaataaggaaaaatgaaTTTCGATAAAGTTTTCATGGTTGGGGGAGCAAGTAAGGATATGTCCTTCCTAACGACACATTGTGGGGTCGActacaaattttatttatgaatcgtttattttttaagtatcTAATTATAGATTATTTCTGTGAACGACAAATATTTGATTGAGTGTTTAATTAGATAAATGTGGTACTtgaagaaaatactaaaatgacAATTATTTGATTGAgtgtttaattgatttttgaattcaagtgattttttccTAGGATTAAGTTTGAATGAATACCTAAACATTTTACAATTCTgatcttaaaaaaataatatgaattATTCTACAAGAATATCCCTCAAATAACCATACTTGAAAGAATCTCTCAATTGAAACTCCaacatattatatacatatatacactaACGCAAAACAATGAGATTgggaaaaataattaacactGGAGTTTAGATCAACAATAATTGCTATATAAAATAGAAATGTGAGAGACTCAGTGTAGCAGACATTTGATAAACCTTGTCACCTACTACTCTTCCTCCAAGTGCAATGAATCAGAGGCGGCTGACTGTGAACAATAATTGTGGCTAATAATTGTGGCTAAAGTGAACGAAAAATCAAAGATTCCGAACATCttctgaaaataataataataattaaccTCATTCAGAAAACATGTATGTTTTTCTGCTCGACCAAACTTTCCTACAAAGTGCAGTGCACCTGATCTCTTCACTATATTATTTAACCATTGAGCCCACCAACCTAACTGAGGAGGAAGGAAACACACAGCGACAAAGACATAGACgttttaaaatcatatcagtAGACAACATTATTTGGCAAGTTGGTGCAATTTGGTGCAATTcattaaaaaacaattttacCACATTATTTGGCAAGTTGGTGcaattcatcatcatcattacaGAGTCATATTAgataattcaatatataaatGGATCTATACGTGACTTTTAGAAGATTCAATATAATTTAGTTTCACAGCTTTGTGCAATTATCCTTCTCACTACTACGTTTTACTGTTTGCGCGACagaagtttgcgcgacgaacacaaattcgtcgcgcaaaactcaaTAAAGCGACAACAAGAGATACTCGTCGCGCTTAAAAGTCAGAAGTTGCGCGACCAAAGTTTTCGAAGCGCGAAACATATTAGCGCGACAGAAATacagtttcgtcgcgcaaagaaaaaaaaaaacccgggTACTCTTTTGGCGCCAAATACTTTCACGGCGAGACCActcgtcgcgtaagaaaacatAGCGCGACGATGAAACACTTCGTCGCGTAAGAGCATGGTGATTTGGCTGCGAAAACTCTTGCGACAACAGTTTTCGTCGCAAAAGAGAACTTAGCGCGACAAACAATGTtatcgtcgcgtaagaaaacgaaagatttttttaatttggcgccaaaaataaTTAGGGGCGATATTtcagtttgcgcgacgaaacaggGTTCGTCGCGTAAAGGAGATGTCGGTacaatcttgcgcgacgaaacatatttgttacgcgacggaattttgtttttgggcgaCGAGGACAAgaatttgcgcgacaaaagCTTGGGCGACGGAAATatattccgtcgcgcaaaagtttttttgtcgaCAAGTTTTCACGCGCCGAAAAAACTCgatttgtgcgacggaaaaaaGGTTTTGGGCGACGgtatcttgcgcgacgaatttaacttattcgtcgcgcaaagtttttacagtatatcAGAACTCCACctttgcagaggcagaatggaaaaaaatttcctttctgcctctctctctacttCTCTCCCGCTGTCTCTACTGGAAATTCAGTACGTTCATCGGGTAAGTATTTGTTGTCGTTTCTTTttaagtattaatgtaaattcgtactgaCGCTATGAATTGTcttctcgttagggatatttgtaattagcgattggtggagaacgattgagaaggtattttattcgttttatatattaaaaatgttaaagttagtttgttatgtgtacattttttttctgaagttatatttatattatgttgttaaattgtgtgtaatgtagcacaatgtgttgtgatgtacgaagttaattgaaattaacttcgtacttttatttgtatgtttagtaacatttagtttcccgctcgagattagttggatttcgtgcatggatgcgtaaagcatgactgcggtccaattaattcttgaattgtcccactatttggacagtttggtaatgcatagtgttgtcatgTAATCCACGGCTACAGGATTaagtttcgattgtggagatttcggtgtcatctcggtacgttgttcgggtggtacgtaggtattaatacctatgcccacctcaagaactgtatcgagatgctgccgaaattcatccatgtcgaaatctaatctcatgtagccgtaggttacgtgatagaactatgcattcccgaatgggatagggcccttaccggaggcataaggtgacattataacttcgtatgaagttgttgtgattgttgtgttgtgattatggtttcaggaattatgagcagaaggtggatacaaaACCTGAgtagatgcgcagacgaatacttggatggaatcgaggattttattgagtttgcacgtagacacaacccgggtgcaactagaatccgatgtccttgtaggaggtgtaataacacgttgtgggagacaattgaaaatgttggatttcatttagtaaggaatggaatgattgagacatatagcatttggaaccttcatggggaacaattagaccatgcttcgtcttcaaatgccacaagaatggacaatgttgaacctattgtggatcctaatgatcaagtcatggatattatagaggatgtttttccatttgcatcgaccaacatcaatcacgaaagggaagatgacgtgccaacaccaatagacagcgcggagtttgaacaatatgaaaaactgttaaaaaatgcaaaccaagagttatacccggggtgcgagagcttttccgttctcacggccattgtagagctaatgcacggaaaaataaagtatcgtatgtcgaacctgtgtttcgattactttttgggggttttcaagagaatgcttccgacggacaattgtttgccgaaagaccataaacacgcgcagaaggtgttgaatggtcttggattgggttatgaaaaaaattcatgcttgcaaaaataattgcatgttattctacaaggagcatgaaacgttggatacatgccttatatgcaatgagtcgaggttcaaaatgacatctcagaatagaacgactaagatcccacaaaaagtcatgcgttatctgcccctgaaacctaggttgcagcgattgtatatgtcgacgcacactgccacagacatgagatggcataaggaaaaacgggtagacgatgatgtaatgcggcatcctgcagatggggaggcatggaaagagttcgatcgaacgttccccgagtttgctgctgatccccgaaatgttagattgggacttgccaccgacggattcaatccgtatggggttctaaaccaacaccacagcacttggccgattttcgcattcccatataatttgccgccttggaaatgcatgaaaaaagaatacatgatgatgactgttttgataactgaggatcctgggaggtcaatcgatgtttacttaaggccgctggttgatgagctgaaggatttatggacaaacggtgttcgcacgtacgataaatcaactgggaagatgttcactttgcgggcagcagttatgtggactgtgaatgattttccagcatatgcaatggtttctgggtggagcacaaagggttatatggcatgtcctgtatgcaaggaagatgtaacttctggttggcacgcaggaaaagtttgttaccttggtcatcggagatggttgccatgggaccacgaatggcgggaaaaagataaagagtttgacgggaacacagagcgtcgcctcagacctagagaatggtccggtgatgagatcttggaacagcttaaccgtttggattttgctccgttcggaaaaacagttagtcggaccagaccttctacacatatgaactggactcacaagcctatgttttttgagctcccatattggtcgaaactcaaattgaggcacaatctagatgtgatgcatgttgagaaaaatgtatttgacacattggtgggcacgattctagatatcgagggcaagacaaaggacacaatcaaagcccgtcttgatttggaaagaatgggcatacgaaggggttaTGGATGAacagggacagtgataaagctagaagggatcttgcattcttttctatgaaaccgaatgacaaaaaagagtttctaaagtttgtatcgtctgtaaagtttcctgatgggtatgcttctaatatcgcccgttgcgtgaatgttgacgggggtaaatttactggacttaagagccatgactgccatgtgtttatgcaacgcctacttcctgtgggtattcgacatctattgccggaagatgttgtgaagccaatcatgttgttgtccagatttttttcccaactgacggcaaaaacattgcgaaagACAGACATATtgcagttgcgccatgacattgtccaagtcctatgcaagtttgagatgatatttcctccagctttcttcacaagtatgatgcacgtgatggttcacttgccagaagaggcattgcttgctggtcctgtcaactatcgctggatgtatccaatagaaaggtatataatccttttcgtttgtgt
This window harbors:
- the LOC117612893 gene encoding cyclic nucleotide-gated ion channel 1-like isoform X3, with the translated sequence MASAPGDLEKAEASRTDYPNSNQTTENSDTRDVDVKNSKNAARLTKIFITSCVLGVFLDPLFLYIPLLNHDLKCLRLDNTIKIIALVSRLFTDLFYVGRIILQVCRFENCSPFMNRILPKSCSSKLITSFIKCFRELLPEVTEVHEKEYLIPSITKEIRESSIIVDILAILPLPQVAILFFFPNMRVSGSFGKRTMNFLIMVQYVPRVLRIYLSCKKARKPFKGQIPLWLKGLLNLFLYILASHVLGAFWYFFAAQQMISCWEHACLYGNGCGAITFNCHDHQTLKNITVLNDFCPINPPDTTPPFNFGIYLNVLQSGALWSTDYPLKFLNSFCWGLRNLSSLASNLQPSFYTWEIAFVAFISIIGLILFVYLIGNLQTYVLIDTERLESHRRENKLKRKLKENDRKVESWLSGHGIPLSRKQKIMEEIKRELEENSDFDVVREILSILPLEEIKSYSPLSRLRKVPLLKDMDEGVLVEISEKLHPEKYTPGKIIINKDETLEMMLFIVDGSVIIEKTDGSQLEHLGPGDFYGEELLVSPLWTSSSDAKPINQSVQAIDDVQALVLSATDMATLSFSSRRHINELRMVVTILQKVPKLQTMDKQVLKAMSHHLSPVSYKRDDYIVRENQPVSRMFFITRGEVTKNENPPEANFIGEELLEWVLDKSFPTILPLSTCTVRVVSNDAEVLILKARMLKNVVSKFMKHFSNFASLSDIRLTWLKKVEIFQQMDEQVLEAICKCLKHMNFNVAKRHILQEKKPLKMMFFVIRGVVLIESDSALEENVKNTCEIGSFYGEELVQWVTTWVHKSFPAKLPLSPGSALCSVRGGPVEILALKADDLKSVVSEFRSKFSTETTLPTDSDQPRELTILKNVEILKTMNEEVLKEVCKHLTEKTYKDEYIIMKDKQMEMMFFIVSGVVSVTNENSKHYLREGERPNHSGDELIQRWVRSKSASVSAELPTSPSSFWAIGEVEVLILKAEDLASVQLGDRIG